The segment AGTTTAGAAAATACTTTACGTACTGGCATTTGTAACAAAAGCACTAACCAAAACTAGAACAAAAATCTAACTTTAAAAATCTAACTTAAACAAATGGCCAGACAAAGTGCTTCTGACTGTGCAATGCAAGTCTGTCAGTGGAGGTGAAAGCGCATCCCTAATGTGAACCATCGTAATgtgaacacatttcttttctgatgTTAATCTCTGCACAGTCAGTGCAAACATGGTCTCATAcgtgatttcttttttaattgtgcttccaaacacaaagtcaaaatgaTTCGATTTAGTCTGCGTTATAggtttatttagatttcttttcttttttaaaggtCATCAACAGCTGTCATTCTGGTCTCCAGCATTGCTCCTTTGACTTGCTCATTCTTCAACCTTCCCAATTCCCAATACATATTCTGATCTCAAACTGCTTGAGCCAGAGAACATCTCTTATTTGACCCATAAAAGGGAACAAAAAGAACTGCAAATGATCACATTTGAAAAAACGTCTGGTCTCACCATATTGTGTACGAGACCAACTTAAAGAAACCGTAGGCGACATTAAACAGAAACTGTGCAACTAATAGATCCCCTTGCAAAGAGAGTTCAGTTGTGTTATAATTCTGCTGTTAAATTCTCTTTTTGTCCCATTTCTGTACAGGATGAGTATCTGAATGAAGAAGTGGATGCTCGCATGATTGAGTATGAGGACAACCGGCCCCTCCTGGACTTGTTCCTGCAGAAGCCCATGGGGATGCTCTCACTTCTAGATGAGGAGAGTCGTTTCCCACAGGGCACGGACCAAACCCTTGTAGGTCAGTTCCTTCTTTCTATTGGCAGACATCTGTTTAAGGGTGGATTTGCTCTCTATAGCCTTTATTGTCTCTGGACTTAgtatacaaacattttttaccTGATGTCATCGGTTTTGAAGAATAGtaagattttatatttacttttttaaatctaattctTTTAAGGTggacaacagagaaaaagcTAATTTTCTGGACTCATGTATTGtctgaaatattaaattagaaaGTATATCTACACCTGAAGTGGTATTTATACATTCTAGCAGTCATAGATAAATGATATTATGTCCACAAGACAAAGTGTCAAAACTAATATtcagaaatattacatttttaaataaggTAATTTCCCACCACAGAGGTGTCATTCCCACTTAAATAGCTTTGGGTGCTTGACACAATAATTAATGCACGTGCAATTTGATATTTCAGAGAAATTTGAAGATAATCTCAAAACCAAAAGCTTCTGGAGACCAAAGAGGGTCGACCTTGGCTTTGGTATTCATCACTACGCTGGAAAGGTAATTGATTTTCAATTTATTGTAAAAAGGTTTTCTTGCAGACTGAATCTGAAAGTGTTAAGTATTATTCCTCTCTTCCAATTTCGAAGGTTATTTACAATGCCGCAGGCTTTTTAGCCAAGAATAGAGACACACTTCCAGCTGACATCACCCTGCTCCTGAGGTCATCAGAGAATGAGCTTATTCGCAAACTTGTCACCAATCCTCTCACCAAAACAGGTACAGGAACAGGAAAGCTATACGAAAAAGAAAAGATAGTTTGTTTAGGATCTTAAAAGCAGAATTACAAAAGGCTATTGTCACAACTAATAGCAAGGCTTTCGTCTTTTGTTTGCCAGGCATTAGTTGTTGTAAGCTGGTCTTGGCAGAGAGTATCCTTTGTTGGTCAGAACAGACTGCCAGCTCTGTCAAAATTAGAAAGCCAATAATCACTTATTTAAAGTAGTGTTAAAGCTGCCTGACAGTATAAGGTCATTTTCACTGACTTATTCAACAGTAATTTATCTAAAGGACAGTTCACCTTGTACATAACTGCTCCACAAATATTAACTGTGTTACAGCACCTCCAATCAACTAATACTTCTGAAAATGTACATCCAGACATGTGTCTGTGGTTGATTCTTACTGACTAACTCTCTCCTGGTGAGGCCACTGACTCTCATCCTCTTTGTTTATTTCCCAGGCAACCTTGCCCACACCAAGGGTAAAGGCATAAACACAATGCGCAGCCCGCGGACCCCGACACGCACCATCACCTTCGCCAAGGTACTTACAAGAACTTCCTCTGAAAAGTTGTTCGATTTATTTCTTTGCTCTTCTTAGTCTCACTACCACAGCCACTACTCTCAATTTACAATTCAGCTTCTTGTTTCTATAGTGTTTTCTACTGAAGCTCCTACTTTGATTTAATCAACAGgaatcttgttttattttttaccttttgtctttctttccccTCACACCTCTTTATCTCACCATTTCTTCATCATAAAAGATGGGAGTGCTAACCTTATACAGCTCTTTGTCCTTTAGTGAGGTAATCAATATATGTCCatgtagtttgtgtttgagtactgtatgtacagaatGTATGACTCCATTGCTCACTGTAGATGTCCTACTGTACAGTTTAGTGGCCTCTATTAAAAGCCGTAACAGCTAAATCCTGTGTAGCTGTTGCATAGGTCTGTATGCagtctgtgtgcatgtcatTGCACTCATGCATGTGCAATAAACACCCATTGTTCATAAGAATCACTGTGGTGGATCTGCCCTGTTTATATTCATACTACTGAGTCTGAAAGTGTTACATTCAAGGCAGCCCAAATCTCTTTCAGTTGCCAATGTCCAACTAAAACCTCCTACTGCCAACTTCATTTCTGAATTTAATGAATTAGTTTAGATTTAGTATAAGATTGCACTGCCTGCTAAATCTAAGGCTTGAAGCGATTTGCTCACCTAAAAGCAACTGACCGTTGCTACATTTAAATTAACTGTGTTTGATGAGTTCTTGAATGTATTTCCATTCATCTGCATAAGTTAGATAAAAAGCTCATCAAAGGCTTCCCCTTAAGAAGCTGCAATGAgcatttaaaatgctgcaaacaGTATTAGGCTGTTAGCTTGCTACACTGTAGAAAGTGTTTCCCCCAGTGTAAATAGTGCTGGGAATTAGATTAGGACTTGTTAAACTGTTGAATATAGGTTACTacctttgtatgtttttttaatattcatattGGTCCACCAATCTGTtgtgtttaaaagtaaatactGTCAGTATATGTGAGCACATTGGtcattaaagcagcatttagGCATGTAGCTTATGCCAACAgtgattaataaaacaaaatcaaatggaaaaatacCCTACATTATGATTTGAAGATATAAATGATATACTTAATACTTAGCTTTAGTTCAGTGTCTTAATTTCATCCTCTTATGCTCAATTACCAAGAATGCCTCGAGTGTATTGCATTAAAATGTCACCTTTAATCCCATTAAGTTGAATTTAAAGACAACTGTATGTACATAGTTCCCCATGCAAAAAAGTATAGTTGCTCTCACAGTTCAGCATAAATTCTGTTTTTTGACAAACTTAACGTTTGTTTGTCCAGTCGGGGGAACATGGAGACACACCTTACCACCCAAGAGAAACAACCAACATGAGAACACAGACAGTGTCCTCCTACTTCAGGGTAAGAACAGGCACTCTTATCATATGGCTCTGTAAATGCTTTCacaaacactgtatttattatagAGTTGCATCACTGTCCCCTCTAGTACTCTCTGATGGACCTGCTGTCCAAGATGGTGGCCGGGCAGCCTCACTTTGTGCGCTGTATCAAACCCAACAATGATCGCCATGCCAACAAGTTTGACCGAGAAAAGGTTCTGGTTCAGCTGCGTTACACCGGTGTTCTGGAAACTGCTAAAATCAGACGGCAGGGTTACTCTCATCGCATCCTGTTTGCTAACTTTATAAAGAGGTCAGTGAGTTCTGATGTTTCTCCAGGTCTAAATCAGAAGGTATTAGATGATCAAAGTGATATTAATGTAATAAGATTCATTGTATAATGGGTCTCATATTAGTATCCAGCTGATTGCACTGACTGTTGCAGGTACTACTTCTTGACTTTCCATGCTCACGAGGAGCCCGCTGTAACTCCTGAAACATGTGCTGCGATACTGGAGAAGGCCAAGTTAGAAAACTGGGCCATGGGAAAAACAAAGGTAAGTAGAAGTGAAGTTGCATTATTTTAACTTAACTCCATACTATAATGTATTTAAAGCTGGCAAAGTTGAGTGATTTGGTATTTACAAAGTCAAAGCAGGTTTAAAATAGGGGGGACCATGTGCTATGATCACATGGCCAAATCATAACTTCATAATAGTCACTAAATGTGCAGTAGCATTCCTAACAGAACTGACCTCAAATTAAAGCCCATGGGATCTTGATTACTCTCATTATTATGCCACATAATGGCCATGAAGGTAAAGCAGTGCAAGACTGCAGCTAATTCAACTCAGACTCTAATGTATTGTTCAACATCAAAAGTTGCAAAACATTACTGCAAAACactagaatattttttttattatcacatgGGACAACTTGCTTgttcattttgctttttgatTGATTCATTGTACCACATCTTAATTAATGCTAACTGAAACATAAGCAGAAGTTGCACAGAAAacagtaatatacagtacatgtgcaatATTAGTGAATGTGAAATGAATCCAAACCAaccatactttttttttaatatggtGATGAAATATTGTCTATGTGCTGTCTCTTAGGTCTTCCTGAAGTACTACCACATTGAACATCTGAATTTGATGGTGCAGCAGGCCACACAATGGATCATTCTGCTGCAGGCTTTCGTTCGTGGTTGGCTGGGAGCCAAACGTTACCAACGGATATTAAAAGAGCGAGAACAGAGTGCTCTGGTGCTGCAGTCAGGTTTGTAAACTGTACGGTCTGTTAGTGCCCTAGAATACAAATGAGTCAAGGAACAGTTGTGCTAATTCATACTTTAATCTCCAGCTTACAGAGGTCATAAAGTTCGGAAGCAGGTAGCTGAAgataaaagcaaagcaaagtttGAGGCCTTCATTGTCCAGTTTCAGGCTGGTAAGATCAATCTGCAGTCTTATACGGCAGAATCCAAGTTTAGAGTAAATAATATTGTTTCACATCGTGTCTTCTTCAGTTTGCAGGGGATATCttgcaaaaaagaaatatgaggAGTTAGTAAATCAGAAGAACAAAGCTGCAACCAAGATTCAGGCCCACTATAGAGGCCACAAGGAAAGGAAAAGCTTCAAAAGAAAACGGTAAGAGAGAAAGTCTAAACAATAAagcacagaaaaatgaaaatgtttttctgacaAAGGTGTTTGGATTTTGTTTAAAGGGAAGctagagagaaagagcaagcaGAGAAGGCCttaaaggaagaagaggaacagACACCTGAACCAGAGAAGAGCAACAATGAAGATAACACTTCTACTCCAGACAACGAAGCTAAGAACACTGAAGAGGAAACGAAGGCTGCTGTGGTTCTCCAGAGCAACTACAGGGGCtacaaagagaggaaaatgttcaaggagagaaaaaagacaatggCTGGCACTGAACTAGAGTTACCAAAGGAAATGGAAGATGAAGGTGGGAAAGAGTCTAGCAGCAAAGaacaagaagaggagaagatAGCTGATAAACAAAAGGAGAATGACGAGGATGAAGAAAGTACAGTTGAAGCAGAGGAGAATGATGACAGCGATCATACACAGGTACCAGAAGATGATGAGCACACAGAGGTGGTGGATGAACCAATAATTGAGGATGTTTCAGCAACAGATGCTGGAAAAGAAgggcaggaggaggaaaaggaggagaaaggcGAGGTAAATGCTGCAGTGGAAGATACTGTCAACCCAGAGGAGGAAGCAAGGGCAGCCACTGTTATCCAGAGTAATTTCAGAGGTcacaaagaaaggaagaggTTGCAAGAAGAAGGGAAGATCCCAGCCAAGAAACAGAAAGATATAATCCCAGTAAGTGGGGAAAACATGCCAGAAGTTGAAAAACcaacagaagagacagaaaacaaatcagCTGAAGAAGCTGGCATTTCTGTAAGTGATGTCGAGATTGAAGATCCAgatgaggaagaaaggaagaaagacaatGGGGCTACACAGGAACCTCCAAAAGATGACGAACAGGTGACACAGGCAGAGGAATCTGTACAAAATGTCTCGGCTGATAAACCGGAGGGAATGGATGAGGAAAAAGCCGCTACTGTGCTTCAAAGTAACTTCAGAGGCcaacaagacagaaagaaactgaaggcggaaagagaagcacaaaacaaagcaaaggaaGAAGCTGTAATTCCCAATAATACAGAAGAAGAACCTaaagtggaagaagaggaggaggcgaCCCTGGACGTTACTGATGTTGTAATAGAACATAAAGAGGAGACATATGATGAACAacaaagactggaagaagaACAGGCAGCAGTGAAGATCCAGAGTAACTTCAGGGGGTACAAAGACAGGAAGAACCTGAAGGCCAACAAGGACACAtcacagaaagaagcagaacaacTACAGAGCTTCTCCAAAGAGGTAGTGTAAAGGTTTTTTCATAACTAACCACCTCTCTGTCTTGCCATTGCTTCAACTCAGGGTTTGTTGCTATATCTCTCTTGAACAGATCACAAAGACTTCTCAGGAATTTGTTGCCCTGCAGCAGAAGTTGAATGAGATCATCCAGGCCCATCAATCAAACCCAGAGAACAATGGCATGTTTGTGAGAGGAAAGGCAATCAATGGCTATGCCCCCATGAATCACCAATCAAGTAAGATAAGCTCTGTGAAAATCAGTCTATAAAGCAATAAATATAATGCATAGTGTTGGCATGGATTAACCCAAGGttaatatgcattttttttgGCCCCCGTTTTTAAGCCCTGCACCATCAGATAAAAAAGAATGATAGGTTGTCTTTCTAAAGTGGAAGAACATCTATACTTTTAGCCCAGCCATCTTTCACTGGGGTCTTCATTGTTACTCTGAGGATAGGCTTCACAGACATAGTGCCAAATGGAGtaaagacacactcacacacattaagTCAGAGTGGATTTTCTGTCACACAGAAGAAGTAGAAATCTGCCCTTGTTCGGTATTTATTATCTCAAAATTAAAAGTGTGAACCTGTGCAAgctatttcctttttttctttgtgggagaaaaagacagaaacacgtGGATTGTATTACTGTCTCCTCACAGTAGAACGTGATGTTATCGGtggttcttttctctttcatgtgACTTGATTAGATCAGGAAACCTGGGAAAGTCAAGTGCCAAAACAGGAAGCGCTTCACAACCCGATGtgtcatcaaaataaaatttgatttgcACAGATGATAGGTGTAATTGGTTTTGGGGTGGCAAGCGGCGGGGGGGGGACCGCAAATTGAAAGTTCAACGTCTTTGCCAAACCAAGATGGAAGTGTAAATGTCACCATTGTCATAGGTCCAAGTGTCTAAGGGGAATAGGGGAATAATTCTCTACATTAATAACATAACAACAGGTTAATATTTAAtagattaagattaagattaataataatgacagattacatttttgttttttagtcgGCGTTGTAATTGATGCTCATTGGCTCTTTGAGGCATTTACGATTTTACCTATTGGTGTTATTTGCAGTATGTCTTATATTTTCAAGTTGCCTGAGGCAACTTATAAACAAATCAATATTCCCCTCCATCAAACATAACAGCCAATCATTGTATGCTAGCTATTACATCAAAAATGATACATTTCAGGTCATTGTTTAGGTTTACTTAACAAATTCTGCACTTAAAAACTATTGCCCTACACACCGCCATTTCAAATGGTCAACTATGTTTTTTACTTCCTGGCTTTAGCTCCACCCTTTTGTAGCCAACTAGTTCCCTCACTAACTTTAAGTCTCATACTACTGCTACTTCTACTACAGTTAGTTAGTCAGACATGAGATGACCAAATTGATCTAAATATAGCAAAAATAGTAGAGACCCACAAAGTCCATAAACTGTTACAGAAATGTCAGTtaaatttatctaaaatatctTTAGGCATAACTAGCCACTGGTTACGCAAGACCAAGCAAAGCATTCATAGAAAAAATAttgttcagtttttagttttttatgcCAAAGATGAACTTTTTATTTGCAAAGCctacatattttacacacattcatactgAGTTACTCCAGTAGTATATGGGCTTCCTTAAATGTGGCTGTTTGCCCTTTAGAGGCTTTTTCTAAAATAAGAGCAAGTCGCCTGAAGTAAAGCAGAATAAATTATCTTTGTTATTTACAGGGCCTACTACAACTCCCTATAAAATTATACTTCTCCGTACCACTAGGGCATTTCTTCATTGACAGTCCTAAGCTATCCTCGTAAATTTCAGAGGCATATTAAACTTCATAAGAATCATTTATGACACTCACATTGGAAGCTGAGGAATGCCAGTCACAATGTTCTTCATGGGAAAGGTCATCAAATGTTAATCATGTTTTGTGAGCCAGCGTTTCCAACAATTATGACAGGAATTAATAAGAGGGTGTGTGAAATTGGCTTTAGTTGTTTGAGCAATAAAGAATGACCTTTAGATGTAGTTGTTCAATAATATTGCAAACTTTTCTCCCCCTTTACCTGAGAGCTGCTGCACATGATGGATTGTATACGTGTGTTTTACTCTTGCATGAATATGATTAATACTTAGCAATGAGCAAAGGTCAATGTAATTGCAATAACACAGATGAGAGATAATTTCACAGGTGTTAGATCACTCATGACAAATATGATAACTTGAAATACACGATTTACTGTAGTGATGATGTCCTACATAAAAAGTTGCCCAGCTAATCACAAATACAGCTTTAactgtattgtatttatttctgtttaactttatttgtttAGTGTGGTTTTATTGAGAGCCACTTGTACTTTACAGCAACGCTGTAACACAGACAAAGCGAAGATAATGTCACTGCAGCCATGTGACTACAATGGTCAGCCACACAAAATTGTCACTTGACCTGACCTTGTTTGATACATTGCAAAAACCACCACATATCTTCACACGTTGTTTCGAGTTCAGATTTCTGCCGAGATCGTGTCCTTTTCTTAAAATTGTGCAAAATaatttgagaaaaacaaaagtaagactgttttgttgactgttTAAAGAGTGTATTTTTTAAGAGAATAATCAGCCCTTGGCCGATTCCCTGGTGGCTTATCAATGATAAAATTCCTCACAGAAATACTATAAGGAGCAGGTTGAGGCCGTCATCAAACATGAAGTCtattttgcacagtactgtagatTTTCTTTCCAGGGTCTTATGTGCACACCTTGAAGAGGAGGAAACTGCACGTGTACTAGTTTTAACTGCTCAACAGACAACCTAATaacatgttttttacttttcagctgAAAAGAGACTGTCGAGGACCCCCCGCAGGACCCAGCAGCCAAAGACTCTGAACACCCCAGAGGACTCCACCTATTACAACCTGATTCATGTGAGTCAGAAAAGAGAGTTAATGGTTTCAGATACTTACTACAACAAAGCTTTGCTGACAGCTTCTGCTGTAATTGCTTTCCTAGCTATTGGTTTTCACAAAGCACTATTGATTggcaatttattttctgtctgtagtAGTCTTAACAACATATGTTCCAATGGCAAGACATATCAGACTATTACAAAGTTGTTTGGAAAAGTATGTTTCTTAGTTTATTGTTGCATGTGGGAGTTTCTTTCCTTTCAAAGATTAGTTTTGTGCCATTTTATTGTGATTAGCTGTAATCCTCCTAAATaattatacaataaataaacaaataaataaattgaaaaagaaTTTAGACTGTAAAGTCCCAAGTTATGTGATCAGTTCTGTGAGGCAGGATTTGCTGCCAcgtgctatatatatatatatatatatatatatatatatatatatattgactCAGAGGTGGAGAGAAGTAAAGACATCATCAAGTTGTACTAAAGTATGTATGTACTCAATTGAATGGTGATGCCCAGAGTGGCACTATAGGAAACATCAAGGGATTGACAGTGTCAGCAGGTCATGTAGCAAATCTGCTAGCATATCTTAAAATTACTCTTCGGCTAATTGATCACAACTGTacataaacaaatgcacatttgaTTTGCCTCAGGGCTCAAGAGGCAAAATATTTGAGAAGCTCCGTCCTAAATAGagtttttgtgcttttcatgAGCACAGAGATGATTGACATGTACTAataatctgttttctgtcttctccacTCAGAGGTCTGTCCAGGATGATAAACGCAAGCCCCGGAAAGACGAGTAAGTGTCTAGTTCTTATTTCAGCCTAACTCTAACAACCTGTTAATAATATTGGCCCACCGCCTGCTTCTTTTGCACAACAGGTCCAAAGTAATAACTGCAGCCAATGACAGTGACTGGGCCACATTTAATGGTCTACAGCATTACACGCATCCTCAGTGAAATTAATTAGCCTCATCTTTCACCTTGGTTACGTTGAGTGAATACAATATACTTGTTGTTTGGcaacagaaatattttgcaCAGTGGTGTTTATCGTCATGTTCTTTTGATTATCTGATTAGttaagtaaaataatatatattccATATATGCTGCTAGATTTACCTGGAGGTCATTTTCATAAAAGTTGAtatgtgtgtattcatgcaTATGTATGTTGTACAGGCCACAAGGTGATCATACCACCCAGTGTGAGGGGGTGAAGATAGACCGATAGGGCTGGCTGAACAAGCAGGGGCCAGGGTACTTTATCACAGCAGTgtgaagagacacacacatcctgatgcacacacatacactgtgcTACACAGTGCTGAACATCAAGGGTAATAATTTGTTAGATAAATAAAGCCAGCAATGGACAGGAGCAGTTTACATGCATCAT is part of the Anabas testudineus chromosome 2, fAnaTes1.2, whole genome shotgun sequence genome and harbors:
- the myo3a gene encoding myosin-IIIa isoform X3, with protein sequence MFPQTGKSIVFDNFPDPTDTWEIIETIGKGTYGKVYKVLNKTDGSKAAVKILDPIHDIDEEIEAEYNILKALSDHSNVVKFYGMYYKKDVKCGDQLWLVLELCNGGSVTDLAKGMLRRGDRMDEAIIAYILHEALMGLQHLHINKTIHRDVKGNNILLTTQGGIKLVDFGVSAQLTNTRLRRNTSVGTPFWMAPEVIACEQQLDSTYDARCDVWSLGITAIELGDGDPPLSDLHPMRALFKIPRNPPPTLLQPELWSDDFNDFICKCLIKDFELRPNVLDLLQHVFIKQIVGRERILQKQLIELIDLNQQIGIIEKTSHHGKTERSTGSNDSDHMKSYAHSRHERIHTKKGSQMKSQSDPDEVDDLATLEVLDENTVTEQLQSRYGRDQIYTYVGDILIAVNPFHKMEIYTPQHTKVYIGAKRTANPPHIFAVADIAYQSMVSYNADQCVVISGESGAGKTESAHLLVQQLTVLGKANNRTLQEKILLVNNLVEAFGNACTVINDNSSRFGKYLEMKFTCGGTVVGAQISEYLLEKSRVIHQAVGERNFHIFYYIYAGLADRKKLAHYKLSDSKTPKYLWNEHIKLGPDIVSNTFYKEQFDAVEQCFKVIGFTLEELGSVYSTLAAILNSGDIEFSPVASEHQTDKSNISNISVLENVASLLRIRSDEFQEALTSHCVVARGETIVRPNTVEKAAEVRDAMSKALYGRLFSWIVNRINTLLRPDNHLGEGEKGLNIGILDIFGFENFKKNSFEQLCINIANEQIQFYFNQHIFAWEQDEYLNEEVDARMIEYEDNRPLLDLFLQKPMGMLSLLDEESRFPQGTDQTLVEKFEDNLKTKSFWRPKRVDLGFGIHHYAGKVIYNAAGFLAKNRDTLPADITLLLRSSENELIRKLVTNPLTKTGNLAHTKGKGINTMRSPRTPTRTITFAKMGVLTLYSSLSFSESGEHGDTPYHPRETTNMRTQTVSSYFRYSLMDLLSKMVAGQPHFVRCIKPNNDRHANKFDREKVLVQLRYTGVLETAKIRRQGYSHRILFANFIKRYYFLTFHAHEEPAVTPETCAAILEKAKLENWAMGKTKVFLKYYHIEHLNLMVQQATQWIILLQAFVRGWLGAKRYQRILKEREQSALVLQSAYRGHKVRKQVAEDKSKAKFEAFIVQFQAVCRGYLAKKKYEELVNQKNKAATKIQAHYRGHKERKSFKRKREAREKEQAEKALKEEEEQTPEPEKSNNEDNTSTPDNEAKNTEEETKAAVVLQSNYRGYKERKMFKERKKTMAGTELELPKEMEDEGGKESSSKEQEEEKIADKQKENDEDEESTVEAEENDDSDHTQVPEDDEHTEVVDEPIIEDVSATDAGKEGQEEEKEEKGEVNAAVEDTVNPEEEARAATVIQSNFRGHKERKRLQEEGKIPAKKQKDIIPVSGENMPEVEKPTEETENKSAEEAGISVSDVEIEDPDEEERKKDNGATQEPPKDDEQVTQAEESVQNVSADKPEGMDEEKAATVLQSNFRGQQDRKKLKAEREAQNKAKEEAVIPNNTEEEPKVEEEEEATLDVTDVVIEHKEETYDEQQRLEEEQAAVKIQSNFRGYKDRKNLKANKDTSQKEAEQLQSFSKEITKTSQEFVALQQKLNEIIQAHQSNPENNGMFVRGKAINGYAPMNHQSTEKRLSRTPRRTQQPKTLNTPEDSTYYNLIHRSVQDDKRKPRKDDPGKLLDVDDQYYRGLSTSRSNASMSSEETSPSDMPEQRAAAASRQTRERAVTEPEPFKPATDNRLSVPRMPSTESQTEENPYDYRRLLRKTSQRRRLIKQY
- the myo3a gene encoding myosin-IIIa isoform X1 codes for the protein MFPQTGKSIVFDNFPDPTDTWEIIETIGKGTYGKVYKVLNKTDGSKAAVKILDPIHDIDEEIEAEYNILKALSDHSNVVKFYGMYYKKDVKCGDQLWLVLELCNGGSVTDLAKGMLRRGDRMDEAIIAYILHEALMGLQHLHINKTIHRDVKGNNILLTTQGGIKLVDFGVSAQLTNTRLRRNTSVGTPFWMAPEVIACEQQLDSTYDARCDVWSLGITAIELGDGDPPLSDLHPMRALFKIPRNPPPTLLQPELWSDDFNDFICKCLIKDFELRPNVLDLLQHVFIKQIVGRERILQKQLIELIDLNQQIGIIEKTSHHGKTERSTGSNDRHERIHTKKGSQMKSQSDPDEVDDLATLEVLDENTVTEQLQSRYGRDQIYTYVGDILIAVNPFHKMEIYTPQHTKVYIGAKRTANPPHIFAVADIAYQSMVSYNADQCVVISGESGAGKTESAHLLVQQLTVLGKANNRTLQEKILLVNNLVEAFGNACTVINDNSSRFGKYLEMKFTCGGTVVGAQISEYLLEKSRVIHQAVGERNFHIFYYIYAGLADRKKLAHYKLSDSKTPKYLWNEHIKLGPDIVSNTFYKEQFDAVEQCFKVIGFTLEELGSVYSTLAAILNSGDIEFSPVASEHQTDKSNISNISVLENVASLLRIRSDEFQEALTSHCVVARGETIVRPNTVEKAAEVRDAMSKALYGRLFSWIVNRINTLLRPDNHLGEGEKGLNIGILDIFGFENFKKNSFEQLCINIANEQIQFYFNQHIFAWEQDEYLNEEVDARMIEYEDNRPLLDLFLQKPMGMLSLLDEESRFPQGTDQTLVEKFEDNLKTKSFWRPKRVDLGFGIHHYAGKVIYNAAGFLAKNRDTLPADITLLLRSSENELIRKLVTNPLTKTGNLAHTKGKGINTMRSPRTPTRTITFAKMGVLTLYSSLSFSESGEHGDTPYHPRETTNMRTQTVSSYFRYSLMDLLSKMVAGQPHFVRCIKPNNDRHANKFDREKVLVQLRYTGVLETAKIRRQGYSHRILFANFIKRYYFLTFHAHEEPAVTPETCAAILEKAKLENWAMGKTKVFLKYYHIEHLNLMVQQATQWIILLQAFVRGWLGAKRYQRILKEREQSALVLQSAYRGHKVRKQVAEDKSKAKFEAFIVQFQAVCRGYLAKKKYEELVNQKNKAATKIQAHYRGHKERKSFKRKREAREKEQAEKALKEEEEQTPEPEKSNNEDNTSTPDNEAKNTEEETKAAVVLQSNYRGYKERKMFKERKKTMAGTELELPKEMEDEGGKESSSKEQEEEKIADKQKENDEDEESTVEAEENDDSDHTQVPEDDEHTEVVDEPIIEDVSATDAGKEGQEEEKEEKGEVNAAVEDTVNPEEEARAATVIQSNFRGHKERKRLQEEGKIPAKKQKDIIPVSGENMPEVEKPTEETENKSAEEAGISVSDVEIEDPDEEERKKDNGATQEPPKDDEQVTQAEESVQNVSADKPEGMDEEKAATVLQSNFRGQQDRKKLKAEREAQNKAKEEAVIPNNTEEEPKVEEEEEATLDVTDVVIEHKEETYDEQQRLEEEQAAVKIQSNFRGYKDRKNLKANKDTSQKEAEQLQSFSKEITKTSQEFVALQQKLNEIIQAHQSNPENNGMFVRGKAINGYAPMNHQSTEKRLSRTPRRTQQPKTLNTPEDSTYYNLIHRSVQDDKRKPRKDDPGKLLDVDDQYYRGLSTSRSNASMSSEETSPSDMPEQRAAAASRQTRERAVTEPEPFKPATDNRLSVPRMPSTESQTEENPYDYRRLLRKTSQRRRLIKQY